One genomic window of Glycine max cultivar Williams 82 chromosome 16, Glycine_max_v4.0, whole genome shotgun sequence includes the following:
- the LOC100306684 gene encoding uncharacterized protein LOC100306684, whose product MTGVPQEAPVSLDQLKQILDEFAKERDWEQYHSPRNLLLALVGEVGELSEIFQWKGEVPKGLPDWKEEEKVHLGEELSDVLLYLVRLSDICGVDLGKAALRKVQLNAIKYPKKVNDDAITQDAN is encoded by the exons ATGACTGGGGTTCCTCAAGAAGCACCCGTTTCTCTTGATCAGCTCAAGCAGATACTGGATGAGTTTGCAAAGGAGAGGGATTGGGAGCAGTATCATAGCCCAAGGAACCTCCTTTTGGCTTTG GTGGGTGAAGTGGGAGAATTGTCTGAGATATTTCAGTGGAAAGGGGAGGTTCCAAAGGGTCTTCCAGATtggaaagaagaggaaaaggtTCATCTTGGTGAAGAGCTTTCAGATGTGTTGCTTTACCTTGTGAGGCTCTCAGACATTTGTGGTGTTGATCTTGGCAAAGCTGCTCTAAGAAAGGTCCAACTCAATGCCATAAAATACCCAAAAAAGGTTAATGATGATGCAATTACTCAAGATGCTAATTGA
- the LOC106796378 gene encoding probable pectinesterase 53 — translation MILHILYSGEKTYGSTTFAVNSPYFLAKNITFQNTTPVPAPGVVGKQAVALRISADTTTFVGYKFLGAQDTIYDHLGKHFYKDCYIEGSVDFIFGNSLSLFEGCHVHAIAQIIGVVTAQGRSSMLEDTGFSVVNSKVTGSRALYLGRAWGPFSRVVFAYTYMENIIIPKGWYNWGDPNREICWP, via the exons ATGATTTTGCATATTCTCTACAG TGGTGAGAAAACCTATGGTTCAACAACTTTTGCTGTGAATTCACCTTATTTCCTTGCCAAGAACATCACATTCCAa AACACAACTCCTGTTCCTGCACCAGGAGTAGTTGGAAAGCAAGCGGTGGCATTAAGGATTTCAGCAGACACAACAACATTTGTAGGCTACAAATTCTTAGGAGCACAAGACAcaatttatgatcatttggGAAAACATTTTTATAAGGATTGTTACATCGAAGGCTCTGTTGATTTCATATTTGGCAACTCTCTCTCACTATTTGAG GGATGTCACGTGCATGCCATTGCACAGATTATAGGGGTCGTAACAGCTCAAGGAAGGAGTAGTATGTTGGAGGACACGGGGTTCTCAGTTGTGAACTCCAAGGTCACGGGATCAAGGGCACTATACCTTGGAAGGGCTTGGGGACCCTTTTCTCGCGTGGTCTTTGCCTACACATATATGGAAAACATCATCATTCCCAAAGGCTGGTATAACTGGGGTGATCCTAACCGTGAAAT ATGTTGGCCTTGA